Proteins encoded in a region of the Paenibacillus pedocola genome:
- a CDS encoding sigma-70 family RNA polymerase sigma factor produces MVTRLVEEVQEGDAEAFGQLMAHFRGMAFAVSYDMLNDVHLAEDAVQEAFLEAYTNIGKLQLPSAFPGWFKTIVVRQCQRSLRRKRQAMLPLNDAMHISQESAGVAEIAERREGALVLQQSVSALSDKLRVPLQLFYFYGYSLQEISDYLDIPVSALKKRLFDGRRKLRGALPVINLASMFNNLYEGGGNMLHIVNGDSVGNMLKQGIVSGDVLVWREVYSAGPNFVNPAGEAERMIRAQSLEQSMGISSAEYLAACAEQEEKLRGVNRYDEVVLWFEHDLFDQSMLAYLLHYFKGQKLGSTKLSLLCIGEFPGIELFHGLGQLTPAQLKTLSGTWRSIGQKELELGSELWQAYANPDPMQMANLLALRRQELEASALPFAYAAFQAHLSRLPSVDNGLGLVEQTTLEAVRRGADTPKELFRQVTDTLHVLGMGDLEYWLYLWGMVQGAQPLLMIDGTLAADNFDFRRVPDFLNRKVTMTALGEQILNGAADRVTVQGIDVWYGGLHLEGHSVPWRWDSSARMPVRL; encoded by the coding sequence ATGGTAACGCGGCTGGTTGAAGAGGTACAAGAAGGAGATGCTGAGGCATTTGGGCAGCTGATGGCGCATTTTCGCGGGATGGCGTTTGCGGTGTCTTATGACATGCTGAACGATGTTCATCTGGCGGAAGATGCTGTGCAGGAGGCTTTCCTCGAAGCTTATACCAATATCGGCAAGCTGCAGCTGCCGTCTGCGTTTCCGGGTTGGTTCAAGACGATTGTCGTGAGACAATGCCAGCGGTCGCTGAGGCGTAAGAGACAGGCGATGCTTCCCTTGAATGATGCCATGCACATTTCTCAAGAGTCGGCAGGTGTCGCAGAAATCGCTGAGCGGAGGGAAGGTGCACTGGTGCTGCAGCAATCGGTGTCAGCCCTGAGCGACAAGCTGCGGGTGCCGCTGCAATTGTTTTATTTCTACGGCTATTCCCTGCAGGAAATCTCCGATTATCTGGACATTCCAGTGTCAGCGCTGAAAAAAAGGCTGTTCGACGGACGGCGTAAGCTGAGAGGTGCACTCCCCGTCATCAACCTTGCTTCCATGTTCAACAACCTATATGAAGGAGGCGGGAATATGCTGCATATCGTAAATGGGGATTCCGTAGGCAATATGCTGAAACAGGGCATCGTTTCGGGGGATGTGCTGGTGTGGAGAGAGGTATACTCAGCAGGGCCGAACTTTGTGAACCCTGCCGGTGAAGCTGAGCGTATGATACGCGCACAATCGCTCGAACAGTCGATGGGCATTTCGTCAGCAGAATATCTGGCAGCCTGTGCGGAGCAGGAAGAGAAGCTGCGGGGGGTTAACCGCTATGATGAAGTGGTGCTGTGGTTCGAGCATGATTTGTTCGATCAGAGCATGCTGGCTTACTTGCTGCACTATTTCAAGGGGCAAAAGCTGGGCAGCACTAAGCTAAGTCTGCTCTGCATCGGCGAGTTTCCCGGCATTGAGCTGTTTCACGGTCTGGGCCAGCTGACTCCGGCGCAGCTTAAGACTTTGTCCGGGACTTGGCGGAGCATCGGACAGAAGGAACTGGAGCTGGGCAGTGAACTGTGGCAGGCCTATGCTAATCCAGATCCGATGCAGATGGCTAATCTGCTCGCGCTTAGGAGACAAGAACTGGAGGCATCCGCACTGCCTTTTGCCTATGCTGCATTTCAGGCCCACTTGTCGCGTCTGCCTTCTGTGGACAATGGCCTTGGCCTCGTGGAGCAAACGACTCTTGAGGCTGTGCGCAGGGGAGCGGATACGCCTAAGGAGCTGTTCCGGCAAGTAACCGACACTCTGCATGTGCTTGGCATGGGTGATCTCGAATATTGGCTATATCTCTGGGGAATGGTGCAGGGGGCACAGCCGCTCTTGATGATCGACGGTACACTGGCTGCAGACAACTTCGATTTTCGCCGCGTCCCGGACTTTCTGAACCGTAAGGTGACAATGACAGCACTTGGTGAGCAGATACTGAATGGAGCAGCGGACCGGGTGACGGTGCAAGGCATTGATGTGTGGTACGGCGGTCTGCATCTGGAGGGACACTCTGTACCGTGGCGCTGGGACAGCTCTGCACGAATGCCGGTCAGGCTGTGA
- a CDS encoding VOC family protein, whose product MRLKLEGLTVLAQDVPKLASFYRDVLGFETVIEENHYAEFVNSGIRLAICSTTLMAENTNDHHTYLEERKGQAFELNFECESPDAVHMMYQEVVSKGATEITAPKSMSWGHTTGFFADPEGNIHSIFAVNPVTAQNG is encoded by the coding sequence ATGAGATTGAAATTAGAGGGACTTACGGTTTTGGCGCAGGATGTACCTAAATTAGCTAGCTTTTATCGTGATGTTTTGGGATTTGAGACGGTCATTGAAGAGAACCATTATGCTGAATTTGTAAATAGCGGTATTCGTCTTGCGATTTGTTCAACAACCTTAATGGCGGAAAACACGAATGACCACCATACTTATTTAGAAGAGCGTAAAGGGCAAGCCTTCGAACTTAATTTCGAATGTGAATCTCCAGATGCTGTCCACATGATGTATCAAGAGGTGGTTTCAAAAGGGGCAACTGAAATTACAGCTCCAAAGTCAATGTCCTGGGGGCACACCACAGGGTTCTTCGCAGATCCAGAAGGCAACATTCATTCTATCTTTGCGGTTAATCCGGTAACGGCTCAGAACGGGTAA
- a CDS encoding YxiJ family protein → MIYLLQQSDKQKWYFEVDDEGIAYRQMLLEEGKESKISNVKKHEFFLAEHELPLDDPDLEIIPKEAFEAVWDEMITEQQPRWLENKKTLPLGTTIMGYLEVLYPQGVIVSIPDKEALGLADYAECAAHSQQANISKGLLVEAQITGYDEVNCWFLLEQPKVWGGSVGDMDVSDKPEIVQELAQMYMTQLSRSFPYRDSMRLKEDHAEALAQLEDECFNADFSEYCALIAGTISYVVNDHTAGIPDRQLELLKKSFFERFPQYSFIKTSLSSYPSISIDLENHEHARRLLLSFLQNH, encoded by the coding sequence ATGATTTATTTACTGCAGCAATCAGACAAGCAGAAATGGTACTTCGAAGTGGATGACGAAGGCATAGCCTATAGACAGATGTTGTTGGAGGAAGGCAAAGAGAGTAAGATCTCCAATGTGAAAAAACACGAATTTTTCCTGGCGGAACATGAGTTACCCTTGGATGATCCCGATCTGGAAATAATTCCCAAGGAAGCATTCGAAGCCGTGTGGGATGAGATGATTACTGAGCAGCAGCCACGCTGGCTTGAGAATAAGAAGACGCTGCCTCTAGGCACAACAATCATGGGTTATCTTGAAGTTCTATATCCCCAAGGAGTGATCGTAAGTATACCGGATAAAGAGGCGCTTGGGCTGGCCGACTATGCTGAATGTGCTGCACATTCACAACAAGCTAATATCAGTAAGGGCTTATTGGTTGAAGCGCAAATCACAGGATATGATGAAGTGAATTGCTGGTTTTTGCTGGAGCAGCCCAAGGTGTGGGGAGGATCAGTTGGAGATATGGACGTGTCGGATAAACCGGAAATCGTTCAGGAGTTAGCACAGATGTACATGACACAATTGAGCCGTTCTTTTCCCTATAGGGACTCCATGAGGTTGAAGGAAGATCATGCAGAGGCGCTCGCGCAGCTTGAAGATGAATGTTTTAATGCAGATTTCAGTGAATACTGTGCGCTGATTGCTGGAACGATTAGTTATGTTGTAAATGACCATACCGCTGGAATTCCCGATAGGCAACTTGAGCTATTAAAAAAGAGTTTCTTCGAACGCTTCCCGCAATATTCTTTTATCAAAACAAGCCTGTCCAGCTATCCGTCGATCTCAATAGATCTGGAGAATCATGAACATGCAAGAAGGTTGCTTCTTTCTTTTTTGCAAAATCACTGA
- a CDS encoding response regulator transcription factor encodes MLQALIVDDEPSHIQGLIRHIPWTKLGYAIPLTAETGEEAIPLLHDNRVDVLITDITMPGITGIELAGEARIIHPEIQILIISGYNEFEFAQDAIEVGAQGYVLKPLKLGEIERKLTAFRQTIENIKQINEQTLHLQTMVSDSRELLKESFVYELLEDEPMEAGVLSSWAHLLNLPRLTHGILLIVAVFDDFNVSVREARSRLMLNSALQQSLAISLQDMGVMLAAAVKPDGVAAILVNPTSEKRMLLDKQMTFVQDYMRNTYQVSVTVGISREGRKWEETGQLYREIKYTVADARQSDNGLLLHVGRMERKAYEDVREREIMLPSLLSLAEGDDPVLLAREVGTAYEQMEAKGHSFAYIQSFSISLVGEFTRKLWNDVEAVTYLSNRALHRILECKTVPVMKAIILEYIDSAFGLARKERTLQQHHLINRIASYIAEQLPDSMTVKQLADMFHISAGHLSVLFKKETGQTISDFVKSLRMKKAKELLQDPTIKIYEVSERIGFQTPAYFTYQFKKNEGCTPQEYRDRYYR; translated from the coding sequence GTGCTGCAAGCACTTATTGTGGACGACGAGCCGTCTCATATCCAGGGATTAATCCGGCATATCCCCTGGACGAAACTTGGCTATGCCATCCCGCTAACCGCAGAAACAGGTGAAGAGGCTATTCCGCTGCTGCATGATAACCGGGTAGATGTGCTGATCACCGACATTACCATGCCGGGTATAACGGGGATTGAACTGGCAGGAGAAGCAAGAATCATCCATCCGGAAATACAGATTCTAATTATAAGCGGCTACAATGAGTTCGAATTCGCTCAGGATGCTATTGAAGTGGGAGCGCAGGGGTATGTGCTCAAACCTCTTAAGCTGGGTGAGATTGAGCGTAAGTTAACCGCCTTCCGGCAAACCATCGAGAACATCAAGCAAATCAACGAGCAGACTCTGCATCTGCAGACCATGGTATCAGACAGCAGGGAGCTGCTGAAGGAGTCGTTTGTTTATGAGCTGCTGGAAGATGAGCCGATGGAGGCGGGGGTGCTGTCATCCTGGGCGCATTTGCTTAATCTTCCGCGCCTAACGCATGGAATTCTGCTGATTGTAGCTGTGTTCGATGATTTTAACGTTTCCGTGCGGGAGGCCAGAAGCCGGCTGATGTTGAATTCAGCGCTTCAGCAATCTCTTGCTATATCTTTGCAGGATATGGGGGTCATGCTGGCGGCAGCGGTCAAACCCGACGGGGTGGCAGCCATTCTGGTCAATCCGACTTCTGAAAAAAGGATGCTGCTCGACAAACAAATGACCTTCGTTCAAGACTACATGCGAAATACGTATCAGGTTTCCGTTACCGTCGGAATCAGCAGAGAAGGCCGGAAATGGGAGGAGACCGGGCAGCTCTACCGGGAGATCAAATATACGGTCGCCGATGCCCGCCAGAGCGATAACGGCTTGCTGCTGCATGTGGGGAGAATGGAGCGGAAGGCGTATGAAGATGTAAGAGAACGGGAAATCATGCTGCCTAGCCTGCTCTCCCTGGCGGAAGGCGATGATCCGGTACTGCTGGCCAGGGAAGTCGGCACGGCGTATGAGCAGATGGAGGCTAAGGGCCATTCCTTCGCCTATATCCAGTCCTTCAGCATCAGCCTGGTCGGCGAGTTTACACGCAAATTATGGAACGATGTGGAGGCCGTCACTTATCTCAGCAACCGGGCGTTGCACCGGATATTGGAATGCAAAACCGTGCCTGTGATGAAAGCCATCATACTAGAATATATTGACTCTGCCTTCGGACTTGCGCGTAAAGAACGGACCCTGCAGCAGCATCATCTGATTAACCGCATTGCTTCCTATATCGCAGAACAATTGCCGGATAGTATGACGGTCAAGCAGCTGGCGGATATGTTTCATATCAGCGCAGGACATTTAAGTGTTCTCTTCAAAAAAGAAACCGGGCAGACCATCTCCGACTTCGTCAAGAGCCTGCGGATGAAAAAAGCGAAGGAATTGCTCCAGGACCCCACCATCAAAATCTATGAAGTTTCTGAGCGGATCGGCTTCCAGACCCCTGCGTATTTCACCTATCAGTTTAAGAAAAACGAGGGCTGCACGCCGCAGGAATACCGGGACCGGTATTACCGTTGA
- a CDS encoding cache domain-containing sensor histidine kinase, giving the protein MRRWLERRILRMTRTMNLRRKIVVFYGLVVFIPTVILGIGAGYLALQNVRSNYMLTINEAVRQTAQSIDFRKQSYDLLVNRTGTDGELISRLSWTYENWEDQLASVNYVDRSFQVMSRYLTGIENFRIYHVNPTLIEDGGLLWKPSVRPLPGGDEESWYERVMASPVALQWSDIPGENPKLIVSRKITNASGYVFGAIYMLLDYNSVFGELMDRPFSGEGSLFLLDEHDRVVAASDRTMIGKPLASTGLSSLWPGDENAEVITDNGEYFAVRQLNGAWKIAALVQMRKMEQQSSTTVYSIVGITIFFLFLSMFLVMIVLKNVVLRIRKLSNRMSDIAEGDFNVWLQSRSRDEVGDLEVMFNQMAGRLGSLLELLSSAKLKEKESSFQALQAQINPHFIYNSLSLLQWRALDQGDQVQVEAIEALTTFYRFALDNKSNVTLIRNELEHVRAYLDIQQLRYPGRVQVEWELDESVMELYSIKMILQPIVENTYIHGRIFTRPGACIVISIQRHDQMIRFQVNDNGIGIAPDTLTLIQKGEKAGKGNGFGLLNISERLSLYFGHAGKLRINSTPEQGTLVTIELPACTDKPELFREG; this is encoded by the coding sequence TTGCGACGCTGGCTTGAGAGACGTATCCTCCGGATGACCCGCACCATGAATCTACGCCGGAAAATAGTCGTTTTTTATGGACTGGTTGTGTTTATCCCTACGGTTATTCTGGGCATCGGAGCAGGTTACCTGGCGCTGCAAAATGTCAGATCCAACTACATGCTCACCATTAACGAAGCTGTCCGGCAAACAGCACAGAGCATTGATTTCAGAAAACAAAGCTATGATCTGCTCGTCAACCGGACCGGAACGGACGGGGAACTGATCTCCAGGCTGTCCTGGACCTATGAGAATTGGGAGGACCAGCTTGCTTCCGTGAATTATGTGGACCGGTCATTCCAGGTGATGAGCCGTTATTTGACCGGGATCGAGAATTTCCGGATTTATCATGTCAATCCAACACTGATCGAAGATGGGGGACTTCTCTGGAAGCCGTCCGTCCGTCCGCTCCCCGGGGGAGATGAGGAGTCGTGGTACGAAAGGGTAATGGCGTCGCCAGTTGCGTTGCAATGGTCTGACATCCCCGGGGAGAATCCCAAGCTGATTGTGTCCAGGAAAATAACAAATGCAAGCGGGTATGTATTTGGTGCCATCTATATGCTGCTGGATTATAACAGCGTATTCGGCGAACTGATGGACCGACCCTTTAGCGGGGAAGGAAGCCTGTTTCTCCTAGATGAGCATGACCGGGTGGTTGCAGCTTCTGACCGGACCATGATTGGCAAGCCGCTTGCATCAACCGGGCTCTCCAGCCTATGGCCGGGAGATGAGAACGCTGAAGTGATTACGGACAATGGTGAATATTTTGCAGTCCGGCAATTAAACGGAGCCTGGAAAATCGCTGCGCTTGTCCAAATGCGTAAAATGGAGCAGCAATCCTCCACAACGGTATACAGTATTGTTGGGATAACAATATTTTTCCTGTTCCTGTCCATGTTCCTGGTCATGATCGTACTCAAGAACGTCGTGCTGCGAATCCGTAAATTAAGCAACCGGATGAGCGATATCGCCGAAGGTGACTTTAACGTGTGGCTTCAGAGCCGGAGCAGGGACGAGGTCGGGGATCTGGAGGTCATGTTCAATCAGATGGCGGGACGGCTTGGCAGTCTGCTTGAACTGTTAAGCAGTGCCAAATTAAAGGAGAAAGAGTCATCATTCCAGGCGCTTCAAGCACAGATCAATCCTCATTTCATCTATAATTCACTAAGTCTGCTTCAGTGGCGGGCGCTGGATCAGGGTGATCAGGTACAGGTGGAGGCTATTGAAGCGCTGACTACCTTTTACCGGTTCGCGCTTGATAACAAATCCAATGTTACGCTAATCAGGAATGAGCTTGAGCATGTGCGGGCCTATCTTGACATTCAGCAGCTTCGTTATCCGGGTCGCGTCCAGGTGGAATGGGAACTGGATGAATCCGTTATGGAGCTCTATTCCATCAAAATGATCCTGCAGCCAATCGTGGAGAATACTTATATTCACGGACGTATATTTACCCGGCCAGGTGCCTGTATAGTCATCTCCATTCAGCGGCACGATCAGATGATCCGTTTCCAGGTAAACGACAATGGCATCGGCATTGCTCCGGACACACTGACGCTTATCCAAAAAGGTGAGAAGGCCGGAAAGGGCAACGGCTTCGGATTACTGAACATTAGCGAACGCCTTTCATTATACTTCGGCCACGCCGGCAAGCTTAGGATCAATAGCACACCTGAACAAGGTACGCTGGTCACCATTGAGCTGCCTGCCTGTACGGACAAACCAGAGCTTTTCCGGGAGGGATAA
- a CDS encoding carbohydrate ABC transporter permease, with translation MKVTVLERTGQWIIVLLLALLCVSVIYPFLYMLAISLNTGADAAKGGVYLWPRSFTWINYEIVLGNPVIRHAYLITIGRTVLGTFGGLAVTIMAAYGLSYKHLPFRNGILTYILITMLFNGGLIPFYIQLFKLGLTNTFWVYVIPGLFSVWNMFVMQKFIQGIPEVMIECAELDGAGPFRILLQIIVPLSKPMLAALGLFTAVGHWNDWFSGAFYVNDQNLIPVQTFLQQLLTAQDLSSVLSSNQNQEALARSSMSNITLMSVKMATVMISALPILLVYPFLQKYFVKGVMIGSVKG, from the coding sequence ATGAAAGTCACTGTGCTTGAACGTACGGGGCAATGGATTATCGTGCTCCTGCTGGCACTGCTGTGCGTTAGCGTCATTTATCCATTCCTGTATATGCTGGCGATTTCGCTCAATACCGGGGCGGATGCGGCAAAAGGAGGAGTGTATCTCTGGCCGCGTTCGTTCACCTGGATCAATTATGAAATTGTGCTCGGCAATCCGGTGATACGCCACGCTTATCTGATTACCATTGGAAGAACGGTTCTTGGAACCTTTGGCGGGTTGGCGGTTACCATTATGGCGGCCTACGGCCTTTCTTACAAACATCTGCCTTTCCGTAACGGCATTCTAACGTATATTCTTATTACCATGCTGTTTAACGGCGGCTTGATTCCCTTCTATATCCAGCTGTTCAAGCTCGGACTGACCAATACCTTTTGGGTGTATGTAATCCCCGGCCTGTTCTCCGTCTGGAACATGTTCGTCATGCAGAAATTCATCCAGGGGATTCCGGAGGTAATGATCGAATGTGCAGAACTGGACGGAGCCGGACCTTTCCGGATTCTGCTGCAGATCATCGTGCCGCTCTCGAAGCCGATGCTTGCCGCGCTGGGGTTGTTCACGGCTGTTGGTCATTGGAACGACTGGTTCTCCGGCGCCTTTTATGTCAACGACCAGAATCTGATTCCGGTCCAGACCTTTCTGCAGCAGCTGCTGACCGCGCAGGACTTGTCCTCCGTGCTAAGCTCCAATCAGAATCAGGAGGCACTCGCACGCAGTTCAATGAGTAATATTACGCTAATGTCCGTCAAAATGGCTACCGTTATGATCAGCGCGCTGCCGATTCTGCTGGTGTATCCGTTCCTGCAGAAATATTTTGTCAAAGGTGTGATGATTGGCTCGGTCAAAGGATAA
- a CDS encoding ABC transporter permease yields the protein MVARMLKYRWQYVMILPAVVLLFLFNYIPMAGIQIAFKDFAIGSTIWGSHWTGLENFAFVHEEQFWKVVKNTLYISVLKFIFGFPLPILLALMINEIKNSAFKRFVQSVSYLPHFFSWIVVAYILQSFLTLDGGLANDLITKMGGDPIFFLGSTEWFRPMIVSSGLWKEVGWNTILYLAAISTIDPQLYEAAKVEGAGKLAQIRHITLPGILPTISIVLILSIPSLITVGMDQIYPMMNSANQEVADVLDTYVLRNGLQQGYFGVATAVGLISSVISLILVLTTNSVSRKINGEGLW from the coding sequence ATGGTCGCAAGGATGCTCAAATACCGCTGGCAGTATGTCATGATTTTGCCTGCCGTTGTCCTGCTGTTTTTATTCAACTACATCCCTATGGCGGGGATTCAAATTGCCTTTAAAGACTTTGCGATCGGCTCGACGATTTGGGGAAGCCACTGGACCGGGCTGGAGAATTTCGCTTTTGTCCATGAGGAGCAGTTCTGGAAGGTGGTTAAGAACACTCTCTATATTTCTGTGCTGAAATTTATTTTTGGCTTTCCGCTGCCGATTCTGCTCGCGCTGATGATTAACGAGATTAAAAACTCGGCGTTTAAACGGTTTGTGCAATCGGTCAGCTATCTGCCGCATTTTTTCTCCTGGATTGTTGTGGCGTATATTCTCCAGTCCTTTCTGACGCTAGACGGTGGGCTCGCCAACGATCTGATCACGAAGATGGGCGGAGATCCGATCTTCTTCCTCGGCTCTACAGAATGGTTCCGGCCCATGATTGTGTCCAGCGGTCTGTGGAAAGAGGTCGGCTGGAACACGATTCTCTATCTGGCAGCCATCTCAACGATTGACCCGCAGCTGTATGAAGCGGCGAAGGTCGAAGGGGCGGGGAAACTGGCCCAGATCCGGCATATTACACTGCCAGGCATTCTGCCGACCATCTCAATCGTTCTGATCCTCAGTATTCCGAGTCTGATTACCGTAGGGATGGACCAGATCTATCCGATGATGAACTCGGCGAATCAGGAGGTTGCCGATGTACTGGATACGTATGTGCTCCGCAACGGGCTGCAGCAGGGTTACTTCGGTGTGGCGACTGCTGTCGGGCTGATCTCATCGGTCATTAGCCTCATTCTGGTCCTGACGACGAACTCAGTATCCCGAAAAATCAATGGAGAGGGGCTGTGGTAA